The DNA window CGAAGTCTTCCAGGTTCTGCAGATGGGTAACGCCTTTGCTTCCGGATGAATCCACCGGCTTTACAAATACAGGGACACCGATCTCGTTCAGCCACGCTCCAGCCGAGGCCATGTCGTAGAACGACTTTGATCGCGGTACATTGAACCCATTCTCAGCCAGGAAACTGCGAAATAGGTCCTTGCGAGCCAAAATTTCTACAGAAGCGTAGGGGTTACCTGGCAAACCGAGCTTTTCTGAAACAAAGGCTGCTGTTGGAGCAGATGGGTCTGAGGCATATGCAACAATACCGTCGATTTTTAATCTAGTAGCTAGCTCAAGTACTGCTGCCTTATCGGTGGTTGATACGTTGTGGTACTCATGCGCCAACTTGTGCCCAGGGTTGTCTGGAAGGTAGTCACAAGTGATGACATAGTGTCCCTCTTTTAATGCATATCTGATGGGAGGAATCTGCGTTGGCGCCCCGCCCAGGAAAAGAATGCGTTTCATGACGCGACCACCTCTTTAACAAGATCGGTAATAAGAGACAATTCTGCTGGCTTTAAGGCCGCGTAAATGGGCAAGCACAAGATGCGGCTTGCTATATCACGGGATACCGGCATCGTTTGACCTGTCCCCATCTCAAGCTCCGCCTGATCAAGTGATGGATAAAAGTAGCGCCTTGCAGTAACGCCAGCCTCGCTTAGCCGGTGTAAAACGGCCAGCGCCTGTGCTTGAGATTCGAAAACCACGGGTAGATAGGCATGGTTTGAGTTTGCTTCCATGTTCCACTGTTGCCGCTCTACGCAAAGAGGCAGGTGTTTATCGTAATGCCGTGATACTAATGAGCGAGCTGTGACATTAGACTCAATCTCATCTAATACACACAGTCCCATGGCAGCCTGAAATTCGTTCATTTTGGCATTGATGCCTAGCTCACCGATGCTATCGGGACCGGTGATACCAAAGTTAATCAGCTTAGTAGCACGTTGATGGTCTTCTTTACGCTTGAAAACTATGGCGCCACCTTCAATGGTATGGAAAAGTTTGGTCGCGTGGAAACTGAGAGTCGACGCATCGCCATAGTTGAGCAGGCTCTGATTTCTGAACCTTACGCCAAACGCGTGCGAGGCGTCATACACGATTTTAAGCTTATGACGGGCAGCAACACGGTCAATCGCCTCAACATCACACGCGTTGCCGAACACATGCACAGGCACTATCGCGCGGCTATTGGGTGTGATTGCCGCTTCGATTTTTTCTGGGTCAATACACCATGTGTTAGAGTCAATATCGGCGAAGATCGGCTGGACGCCTTCCCACTTCAGTGAACTAGCCGTTGCAATAAAAGTAAACGGCGTAGTGATTGCTTCAGGTGTGGCTGCGCGGTTGCTTTCAGCAATATCTAGAGATCGGTATGCCACCTGCAATGCCAACGTGCCGTTGGATACAAGCAGCAAGTTCTCTACTCCTAAATAGGCTTCCAACCTTTGAGTCAACTCCTGTACTAAGACGCCATTGTTAGTTAGCCACTGGCGCTCGTAGATACTATCTATGTAGTCTTTCAATTTTTGCTGGCTGGGGAGGTAGGGCTTAGTGACGGGGATCATTTAGCTTCCCTCGCGATGTCCATGAGGTATTCGCCGTAGCCATTTTTCTTGAGTTGGTCAGCTTGTGCCACTAAGCGATCTAGGCTCAACCACTCTTGGTTGTAGGCAATCTCTTCCAGACAGGCAATTTTGTATCCCTGGCGTTTTTCCACGGTTTCTACAAACTGGGCAGCTTCCAGCAGACTCTCATGTGTACCGGTGTCTAGCCAGGCAAAGCCCCGCCCAAGAAGTTCGACGTTAAGCTCTCCCTGTTCGAGGTATGCTCTGTTTATGTCAGTGATTTCCAGTTCACCCCGGCGGGAGGGTTCGATCGTCTTGGCAATCTTAACCACCCGATTATCGTAGAAGTACAGGCCGGTAACAGCGAATTGAGACTGTGGTTTCAGGGGCTTCTCTTCGATAGAAATTGCTCTGTGGTTGGTGTCGAACGCAACCACTCCAAAGCGCTCCGGGTCTTTTACTTGATAGCCGAAAACAGTCGCTCCTTGCCCTGCCTCTGTGCGCTGCACCGCTTCACGCAACTTTGGAGTAAAACCCTGGCCATAGAATATATTATCCCCCAGCACCAGGCAGACGCTGCTGTCCCCGATAAACTCCTCGCCAACTATAAACGCCTGCGCAAGACCGTCCGGCCGTGGCTGCTGAGCGTAACTCAGGCTTATACCGAATTGCTCGCCAGTACCAAGCGCCCGCTTGAAACTAGGCTCGTCTTCAGGCGTGGTAATAATCAGAATATCGCGAATACCCGCAAGCATAAGTACAGAAAGCGGATAGTAGATCATCGGCTTATCGTAAACAGGCAGAAGTTGTTTAGAGGTCCCGAGGGTTATGGGGTAAAGGCGGGTACCCGAACCGCCAGCTAGGACTATGCCCTTCATGCGCTCACTCCTAGCCTTTCCCGGCGATAGTTACCGTCCTGAACCCGCCTGCACCAGTCCAGATTTGCAAGATACCATTCGACCGTTTTTCTGACACCCGTCTCGAACGTCTCTTCAGGGATCCATGCGAGTTCACGCCGAATTTTGCTGGCGTCGACGGCATATCGCATGTCATGGCCGGGGCGATCGGTAACAAAAGTAATAAGGTCACTGTAGCTGGTTAGCCCCGCGGGCTTTTGGGGCATCAGTTCGTCCAGAAGTTCACATAGAATACGGACGACCTCAATGTTTTTCTTCTCGTTATGGCCACCAATATTGTAGGTTTCCCCCACCTCCCCTTCGGTGATCACCTTGTAAAGAGCTCGGGCGTGGTCATCCACGTAGAGCCAGTCGCGAATCTGTTCACCTCTGCCATAGACTGGCAACGGCTTGCCTTCCAGCGCATTCAGAATCGTCAGAGGGATCAGCTTCTCGGGAAAATGGTACGGCCCGTAGTTATTTGAGCAGTTTGTGATCAGGATTGGCAGTCCATAGGTTCTGTACCACGCCCGCACTAGGTGATCCGAGCAAGCTTTGCTAGCTGAATAAGGACTACTGGGAGCGTATGGGGTCGTCTCCGCGAACAGGTTGCCCGTCTCGCCCAGGTCGCCATACACCTCATCCGTGCTTATATGA is part of the Hydrocarboniclastica marina genome and encodes:
- a CDS encoding DegT/DnrJ/EryC1/StrS family aminotransferase, encoding MIPVTKPYLPSQQKLKDYIDSIYERQWLTNNGVLVQELTQRLEAYLGVENLLLVSNGTLALQVAYRSLDIAESNRAATPEAITTPFTFIATASSLKWEGVQPIFADIDSNTWCIDPEKIEAAITPNSRAIVPVHVFGNACDVEAIDRVAARHKLKIVYDASHAFGVRFRNQSLLNYGDASTLSFHATKLFHTIEGGAIVFKRKEDHQRATKLINFGITGPDSIGELGINAKMNEFQAAMGLCVLDEIESNVTARSLVSRHYDKHLPLCVERQQWNMEANSNHAYLPVVFESQAQALAVLHRLSEAGVTARRYFYPSLDQAELEMGTGQTMPVSRDIASRILCLPIYAALKPAELSLITDLVKEVVAS
- the rfbA gene encoding glucose-1-phosphate thymidylyltransferase RfbA: MKGIVLAGGSGTRLYPITLGTSKQLLPVYDKPMIYYPLSVLMLAGIRDILIITTPEDEPSFKRALGTGEQFGISLSYAQQPRPDGLAQAFIVGEEFIGDSSVCLVLGDNIFYGQGFTPKLREAVQRTEAGQGATVFGYQVKDPERFGVVAFDTNHRAISIEEKPLKPQSQFAVTGLYFYDNRVVKIAKTIEPSRRGELEITDINRAYLEQGELNVELLGRGFAWLDTGTHESLLEAAQFVETVEKRQGYKIACLEEIAYNQEWLSLDRLVAQADQLKKNGYGEYLMDIAREAK
- the rfbB gene encoding dTDP-glucose 4,6-dehydratase; the protein is MKLLVTGGAGFIGSALIRSIIEHTGDEVVNLDKLTYAGNLEALAEVSENPRYAFEQVDICDRAGVDRVLAEHQPDVIMHLAAESHVDRSIDGPAAFIETNITGTYTLLEAARAFWTSLEDTRKSTFRFHHISTDEVYGDLGETGNLFAETTPYAPSSPYSASKACSDHLVRAWYRTYGLPILITNCSNNYGPYHFPEKLIPLTILNALEGKPLPVYGRGEQIRDWLYVDDHARALYKVITEGEVGETYNIGGHNEKKNIEVVRILCELLDELMPQKPAGLTSYSDLITFVTDRPGHDMRYAVDASKIRRELAWIPEETFETGVRKTVEWYLANLDWCRRVQDGNYRRERLGVSA